TGATCGCCTTCGCCTCCATCCGCGCCCAGGTGGTCGAACCCGGCCAGGGCGTCTACGCCGCCACCAAGGCGGGGACGGTCCAGCTGATCAAGACCCTGGCGGCGGAGCTCGGCCCCCGCGGCGTCCGGGCCAACGCCGTGGCGCCGGGCGTCATCGACACCCCGCTGACGCAGCCCCTCAAGAACCACCCGGAGTGGTACGGCGCTTACGCCGCCAAGACGGCCCTCGGCCGGTGGGGGACGCCGGACGAGGTGGCGGCCGCCGTGGTCTTCCTGGCCGCCGACGCCAGCCGCTACGTCACGGGTTCGGTGCTCACCGTCGACGGGGGATGGACCGCCATCGACGGCCGCTACGACCCGCCCCTCAACCCGTGACCCCAGTCGGACGAACCCGGCGGACCGTGATCGCCAGGCAGGGGGTGACGCCATGCAGTCCACCGCGCCCAAGCAGACCGTCCAGCCCGTGCAGCCCGCGCAACCCGTGCATCCGGTCCGGCTGGCGGTCATCCCAGGGGACGGTGTAGGACCCGAAGTGATCGAGCAAGCCCTCCGCGTGCTGCAAGCCATCGAAGAGGCAACAGGCCACCGGTTCCACACCGTGACCTTCCCCTGGAGCTCGGAGCACTACCTTCAGACCGGTCACGTGGCCCCGCCGGGCTTCCTCGATACCCTGCGCGGCTTCGACGCCATCCTGCTGGGGGCCATGGGCGACCCGCGCGTCCCGGATCCCATCTCCGTGGGCCTGGTCCTGCAGATACGCAAGGGGTTCGACCTGTACGTCAACCTTCGCCCCGTCCGGCGGCTGTCCGGCGCCCCGTCGCCCCTCGCCCATGCCCCCACCGTCGACATCCTGTTCGTTCGGGAGAACACGGAAGGCGAGTACTCCGACGCGGGCGGGCGGCTGAACGCAGGGCATCCGGACGAACTGGCCCTGCACACGGCGGTCTTCACCCGGCGGGGCATCGAGCGCATTGCCGTCTTCGCCTTCGAGCAGGCCCGCCACCGCCGCCGCATCGTCACCAGCGTTTCCAAGGGCAACGCCCTGCCCCACACCTTCGGCCTGTGGGACGAGGTGGTCCGGGACGTGGCCCGCCACTTCCCTGACGTGCGGCTGGAGACCGTGCTGGTCGACGCCATGGCGTACCACCTGGTGCGCCAGCCGGAGCGGTTCGACGTGGTGGTAGCGTCCAACCTCTTCGGGGATATCCTGACGGACCTGGGCGCTGCCCTGCAGGGCGGCCTGGGCCTGGCTGCCAGCGCCAACATCAACCCCGCCGGGCCGTATCCGGGGATGTTCGAGCCGGTCCACGGATCCGCCCCCGACATCGCGGGCCGGGGCATCGCCAACCCCATCGGGGCCATCTGGTCTGCCGCCCTGATGCTGGACTACCTGAAGGACCGGGGCCGCCTGCCGAATGGCGACCGGCTGGCCGGCGCGGTGCTGCAGGCCATCGCGGACGTGCTCCGGGAGGGACCGCACACGCCGGACCTGGGCGGGACGGCAACCACCCGTGAGGTCGGCGAGGCCGTGGTGCGGCAACTCGCCCGGCTCCTGTGAGGATGCGTGGCGGGATGACTGCGAGGCGATTCAGCCCGTGGGGTTGGCTTTTCGGGCCGGGTCCCACCTCGAGCCCCTCGACGCAGGTCGCCCCCGGCGTATCGCACCCGCACCGGAGGGGTATCGCCCACGTGCACCCGCACGGGCCGCGGTGCCGCGGATAGGCGCGCGGCGCGGACCGGCCCCGCCTTCACGCCCCCAGGTAGGCTTCCGTCACCCGCGGGTCGCTGGCCACCTCCGCGGCCGGCCCGGCCAGCACGATGCGGCCCGTCCCAGCACACCGCTGCGGCTGGTCACCTGCAGGGCGGCGTGGGCGTTCTGCTCCACCAGCAGGATCGTCGTGCCGGGCTGGCGGATCTCGTCGATCACCGCGAAGATCTCCCGAACCAGGATCGGAGCCAACCCCATGGACGGCCCGTCAAGAAGCAGCACCCGGCCGCTGCGGGCCCGCTCACCAGCGGCTCGTCACCATCTTGACCTCGGTATAGAACCGGACCCCGTCCTTGCCGGTGGCGTGCAGGTCCCCGTAGAAGGATGCCTTCCACCCCGAGAAGGGGAACCAGGCCATGGGCGCGGCCACCCCGATGTTGATCCCGAGCATGCCGGCCTCGATGCGGTAGCGGAACGTCCGTGCCGCCGCGCCGCTCCGGGTGAAGATGCTGGCGGCGTTGCCGAAGCGGGACCGGTTCGCCACGTCGATAGCGGTATCCAGGTCGGGGACCCGGATCACCGACAGCACGGGACCGAAGATCTCGTCGCACGCGATCTCCTGCTCCGGTCGCACGTGGTCGAAGATCGTCGGCCCGATCCAGAACCCGCCCGCCGGCCCCCGCAGGTGCGGGTGGCGGCGGCCATCCAGCACCAGGGACGCCCCCGCCCGCACGCCCCGTTCGATGTAGCGGGCGATGCGGTCCCGGGCCTCGGCCCGGATCACCGGGCCCATGTCGACCTCGGGATCGGTCCCCTCGCCCACCACCAGGTTCCGCGCCGCCTCGCAGAGGGCCCCCACCAGGGGATCGCCCACGTCCCCCACGGCCACGACGACGCTGCCGGCCAGGCAGCGCTGGCCGGCGGAACCGAAGGCCGAGCCCACCACCGACGCCACGGTGGCCTCCAGGTCCGCGTCGGGCATGACGACCAGGTGGTTCTTGGCCCCTCCCAGAGCCTGCACCCGCTTGCCGTGCCGGGCCGCCTCGGCGTAGACGTACTGCGCCACCGGCTGCGACCCCACGAAGGAGACGGCCTTGACGTCGGGGTGGGCGAGGAGCCCGTCCACGACGTCCCGCCCGCCATGGACCACGTTCAGCACGCCCTCCGGCGCGCCGGCCTCCAGGAACAGCTCCGCCAGTCGAACGGCCGTCAGCGGGGTCCGCTCCGACGGCTTCAGCACGAAGGTGTTGCCGCACGCCACGGCGATGGGGAACATCCACAAGGGGATCATGGCCGGGAAGTTGAACGGGCAGATCCCGGCGACCACCCCCAGGGGCACCCGGACCATCTCGCTGTCGACCCCGCGGGCTACGTCTTCCGCCATCTCCCCCAGCAGCAGGGTCGGCGCCCCCGCGGCGAACTCGACCACCTCGATGCCCCGCCGCACCTCGCCGCGGGCTTCGGCCAGGGTCTTCCCGTGCTCCCGGGTGACGGACAGGGCCAGCTCTTCGAAGTGCTTCTCCAGGAGCTCCTTGTACCGGAACATCAGCCGGGCCCTCTCCACCGGAGGAACCCGGCGCCACGCCGGGTACGCCTTCGCTGCCGCCTCCACGGCGGCCGCCACCTCCGCCCCGGTGGCGAAGGGCACCCGGGCGATGACCTCCCCGGTGGCGGGGTTGTACACCGGCTCCCACCGCTGCGCGGCCGGCGTGATCCACTTGCCCCCGATCAGCGCCGGCACGGCGGCTGCCGGTTCGTCCCGTTCCAAGGGCAGTTGGGCCACGGCTCACACCTCCATGTACGGCTGGACCTCGGCCATTGCCTCGTCCATGATCCGGAGCATCTCCTCGGCGTCGCTGCGGGTCACGTTCAGGTGCGGGGCGATCCGCGCCACGTGGCCGTAGAGGCCCCCCTTGCCGATCAAGAGGCCGCGCTTGCGGGTCGCCTCCAGCCACCGGCTGAGCAGGTCCGGCGCCGGCCGCTTGCCCCCGTGCACCAGCTCCACGCCGATCATCAGCCCCATGCCGCGGACGTCGCCCATGCACGGGTACTTCTCTTGCAATGCCTTGAGCCCGTCCATCAGGAACCCGCCCACCCGGGCCGCGTTCTCGGCCAGGCCCTCCTCCACGATCACGTCGATCACGGCCAGGGCCGCGGTGGCCGAGACGGGGTTGCCGCCGAAGGTGGAGATGGTGCTGTGGCGGAAGGAGCGGGCGACCTCGTCGGTGGTGATGGTCCAGCCGATGGGCAGGCCGTTGGCCATGCCCTTGGCCGACGTCATGACGTCGGGTTCCACGCCCCAGTGCTGGATGCCCCAGAGGTAGGTGCCCGTGCGTCCCCAGCCGGTCTGGACCTCGTCGCAGATGAACAGGCCGCCGTACCGCCGCACGATGGAGACCACTTCCCGGAAGTACTCGGGCGGCGGGGTGATGAACCCGCCCACCCCCTGGATGGGCTCGGCGACGAAGGCGGCCACCCGGCCCGAGGTGGCGGTCTGGATCAGTTCCTCCACGTCCCTGGCGCAGCGCAGGTCGCAGGACGGGTAGGTCAGCCCGAAGGGGCAGCGGTAACAGTAGGGACTGGCCAGATGGTGCACCCCGGGCACCGGTGTGGCGGCCCGGTAGGCGTGGGTCCCGCCCAGGGTCATGGTCAGCATCGAGCGGCCGTGGTAGCTGTGGCGCAGGACGATGACGTCGTCGCAGCCGGTGTGGGCACGGGCCACCACCAGGGCGGTCTCGTTGGCCTCGGTGCCGCTGTTGGTGAAGAAGCTGCGCTGGAGCCGCCCCGGCGTCAGCTCCGCCAGCCGCTCGGCCAGCCGCACCTGGGGCTCGGTGACGTAGAGGGTCGAGACGTGCTGCAGCGTCCGCAGCTGGCGGGCGACCCGTTCCGTCACCTGCGGGTGGCAGTGGCCCAGGCTGACGGTGAGGATGCCGCCGAAGGCGTCCAGGTACTGCCGCCCCTGATCGTCCCAGACGTACTTGCCCTCACCCCGGACGATGACCAGCGGCTCTTCGTACAGGGTGGCCAGGTTGGGAAACAGGTACTCCCGCTGCTTGCGGCGAAGGTCGTCGCCCTCATGGGCCACGGCGGGCATGGCATCGGCCATGGATCTCCCCTCCCGCGGGACATGGATCCATGGAGGAGTTCGCCAGCCCACCCGCCGGCGCCTTGCGACAGGTTGACCCTAGGAACGGGAACAGGCTATCCGTGCCGGTCGAACCGGCCGGAACCGGCTGGGCGAAGCGGGAGCAGCTGTCGTCAGGAGATGCCCCAGGGGCGGCGCGGCCGCGTTCGTCCCCATCGGAGTACCGCCCCCAGGCGCAGCCCCCTCGCGGCTTGCTTCCCCACCTCATGAGCACGGACTCGCGGGGTGCCACGGTCGTCGTTTTGCGTATGGGCGCTGCCTCGCGGAGGGCATGGCCGAGCGCTTGGCCACCGTGGGCAGTCGCCTGCCCCGCCAGGGCTCGCCGTTTCCGCCCATGTCCGGCCGTACGCCCGTCGACAAAACGGCACCCCGGCTCACTCCTCCGGATACAGGCCGAGCAGCTGCGACGCCCGGATCGCCAGGAGCAGCGTGGCCCGCCGGTCGCACTGGTCGAAACCGGGTCCCAACAGCTCCTCGAGCCGGGCCAGCCGCCGGTAGAGGCTCTGGCGACGCAGGTGCAACACCTTGGCCGTGGCCGACACGTTGAAGTTGTGCTCAAGGAGCGCCAGGAGGGTGCGCAAGAGCTCGGGCCGCTCGTTCCGGGGCGTCTTGAGCAAGGCCCCGAGTTCGGTCTCCACCAGGCGCCGGAGGGCGGGCTCGGGGATCGCGAGCAGGAATTGGCCCAACTGCAGCTGGTCGAAGTGCACGTGGGGCCAGGGACGCCGCACCGACTGGAACCGCAGGACGGCCATGGCTTCCCGCAAAGCGGCGTTCAACCCGCCCAACGAGTCCCGGGGCCGGCTGACGCCGATGCGCAGGGGCACGGACCGGCCCTTCGAGGAGTAGGGACCATTCCGGCGGAGCATGGGGATCAAGGCATCCCAGGCACTGCGCAACGACGCAGGCGACGGACCGGTGAGGATGACCTTGGCGATCTCCCCCCGGCTTGAACACGCCAGTCGAGCCACCGCCGTACCGGCAAGCCCCCGGGCCGCCCGCGGCACCGCCTGGCGCACGTGGTGAACGGCTTGTTCGAGGGCAACGGCCGCGCCCGCCCGCTCCATCCCTGCCGCCTTGATCAAGCCCAGGACCACCCAGGGGCCCGCATCCAGGCCCGCTGCTTCGAGGCGTTCCCGGGCGATGGGCTCCGCCCACGGGCCGGCCAGCAGCATCTCCGCCAGTTCGTCCTCGTCGAAGCCGGCGGGACGGCGGCCCGTGTCCAGGATCCGGCGGGCGACCTCCTCCGCGATCAGCCGGAAGCGGACTTCCGATCGCCAGACCACCAAGGGAAGCCCGTGGACCTCACAAGCTTCCACCAGGGCAGCGGGCGGCTCGTGAATCCACTGGACGAGCTCCAGCCCCACCGCCACGACACCGGCCTCGGCCAGCGAGGCGGCGTACGTACGCAGCTCGTCGGGGGCTGCATCCTGGAACCGCATGCCCGTCGTAAGGAGAAACTCGCCACCGGTGAGAAGCCGGGCGATGTCCAGCAGCTCCGAGATGTGCACCCAGCGGACCGGCCGGTTCATCCCCTGACGGCCGGCCACCACCTCGGCTCCGGCCGCTGAGGGAAGGAACAGGACGTCACGTACGGTGACGCCTTCCCGTTGAGGACGATTCGGTTGCGGTACCGCCGCGACCGCCATGACAGCCCCCCCTGGATCCCCCGTGGGCACCGGCGGCGGATGCCTTCATTGCGCGGTGACGCCTTGTGGCAAGCACAATTCGGGGTGAGCAGGCGAAAATCCTGGGGAGTGAGCGGAGCCGGAAGACGTGGCCCGGGGTGCGGAGGTGTGCGGCGGTACTGGGCTCGGCCTAGGCAATCCGGGGTAGGGATCGTCACTTGCCGTGAAGCAGGTCGGTGCCGCGGTCTGCGCCGGCGTGAGTGGACGGCGCAGACCGCGACATGCCCCGCACGTTGGGTGCATCCCCGTCCGTTTGAACCCTGAAGTCCACCCCGAAGGGGGCTGCACCGGCCGCAGCAGCGTGCCAACCCTACAGGTTGAACACCACCAACCGCAGGTCCGTCAGGTGCTCGATGGCGTACCGCGGCCCCTCGCGGCCGATGCCGCTGCCCTTGACGCCGCCCACCTCGATCTTGCGGGCGGCCTTCATGGCCGAGTGGGACAACGTGTGGAGCTTCTTCCCATTCTCCCGGACGAGGCGGACGGCTTCGGCCCGGAACTCGGGAGGGTACGGCGGCTTGGTGGCCGGCATGGAGATCACCCTTTCCGGGGCTTACGCCCCAAGTATCGGGGTGTCCACGAAACCGGGGCAAGGCCATCGCCAGCGGCTGAGACAGAGGACCGAGGAGCTCAGGTCGCAGCACCCCCAGGTGGCGGCCTTATTACGGGATGCCGAGGACGACGTGTTGGCCTACATGGCCTTCCCGGCGGAAAACTGGCTTAGGTAGTCGGGGCCGGCCGGTGCGGCCCCGACCATTTGCACCACCACGAGGGACTCTGACAGTGGTGCTCAGTCAAGAGGATGATTAGGGCGCACGCTGTCGCATCAACTGGACGAACTACGTCGCAACTCCCCACCGAGTTCATCCCAACAGTCGGCCCAGCGAGCAATAAACCGCACGCGCCGAGGCACCAGGGCACCGGCGATGTTCAGCCGGCACTGTACACTGGTGACTATCTGCCGGTGCTCGGGCCGGCCCGCGGGTTGCGGACAAGACCGCCGACCTCTTGGGCCATGGCAGGCATTGTCCGTGGGTCTCGCATCCTGCACGGGCACGCCCCTTCGACGCGTCGTTCCAGGGTTCAGCGATCCGCCCCTATGGCCCTTCCAGGTCCGATGCAGCGAGCGGTTACAATCGGTCTTACACGTACACACGGCCATCCCCTACCAGAAGCACGCCATCCACATAAAGTTGGGGTCGTAAGACGACCGCGTCGATGTGAAGCCCGGCTTCAATGGACCCACCGAAGCTCGCATTGCTGCCGAAGGCAATGTGGACCGTACCGTAAATTTTTTCGTCTTCAAGGACCGTGCCCGTCAGGCGTGCCGCGTCATTGGTGCCGATTCCCAATTCAGCCACCATGCGTCCCTGGGGGCTCTGATCCAACAATTTGAGCAGCCGTTCGGCGTCCGGTCCCTCTGCCGAAACAAGACGACCATTTTCAATGTGTAAAAGCAGCGGATCCTGCAATAATCCCAGACCGGCTACGGACCCATCCACGAAAAGGTCACCGTTCGCGCTTCCCTCAACCGGTGCAAGGTAGGCCTCTCCAGAAGGCAGATTGCCTGCACTTCCCGGATCACGGTAAACTCCGGTCGACGCAATGGCACGGCGTCCGGTGATGTCGAGGAACAGCTCATACTTTTCGCCACTGATCAGCCGGACCGCCCGCCCGCCGTCAAGAATGCGGGCCACTTGTTCGGTTCGGCGGCGGACCACTTCGTAGTCCGCCGTTATCGCTCCGCGATATAACATATCTTCGGTAATACCCGGCATCGTTGCCACCCTCGCACCGGCATCGGTGGCCCGCCGGCGTGCCGCAGTATGGGTCAAGGATCGAGTGGTCGGGGCAATGACTACATCCGCAGCGGCCATGGCCGCGGCCACGGCCGCCGGCGGCTCCTGCCCATCCGCCGTTCGTTCCGACATAACAACCAAAACGGCATCGGCGCCCAGCGCGAGTCCAGCCCTAAAGAACAGGTTCCCCATCGATACTTTCCCAGCATCGGTCACCACGACCAAGCGCTCACCGTGCTTTAAACCCATGCACGTCGTCAAAATCCTAGCTGCAATTTCTTCATGGCCCATATTGATCCCCCACATCCTTCGAATGCGGCGAAAATCGATATCGCATGTTCAATTCGACGCCACCGCTCGATCAACGATGCGAGTCGGCGGACACCATGTCCGCCGACCCTTTGACCACCAGCATCAATCCTTAAAGGCTGCGTTCGTCATCGGACTTTGAGAATCGAATTAAAGAAGCTATACAACGCGTCGCCGGCAATGATACCTGCCGCGGTGATGCTCATGGGCGTTTCAGCCTCGGCCCCGTACCGGCGGCTAATCACCACGCGCAACAGAATGCCGACCAGTACCGCCCAGCCCGCCAGCGGCATGTTAATCAGCAACCCGGTCGCCAGCAAGATACCCATCTGGCGCGAAGGTCCGCCGAGGAATTGAATCAAGGCACCGGGTATAGCCGCCAGCAATAGCTTGGTCAAGATCGAAGGATCCTCGACACCGGCTTGAATCGTTGCCGCAAATACCCGGTCCACCGGAGGGATCAGATCCTTTTGGAAGTAGTTCGGCCAAACCAGCGCAACAATTGCAGCCGCGATGACAAACGCAATCAGATCGGCTCGAAATTGCTGGCGCCGGCCCTCGAGTTCAAAGGCTCGGCTTCCTTCACGGCGCCTCAGCAACCAGCCTGCTTTCAAATCGTACCCCATGTCGGCAAAAGCAGGCCCGGTGGAGGCGGTGTATCCGGTAAGTAGGGCCAGGGGCACCGCGGGGAACCCCATGAGCATTCCTAACACGAGAAAGATCAGCGTCACCGCAAAGGCCGGGAACCACCCCGCATGCATTGCTGACAAGCCAACAATGAGTTCCGAGACAAGAGCAGCCACCGCTGCGAACAAAATCCACAGCGCAATTTGGCCACCGGACATTTCTGAAACAAGCCCACCGATTACAGCCAATATGATGGCACCAATGATGTACAACCCGAATCCGCTCGTTAGCACCCGCCCGATGGTCCGTTCGTCAACCGTCGTTTCAAGTGCCCCGTTCCAATCACCCACGTTGCGTCCCCGTTCGCTTTCCGGAGACTCCCCGCCTTGTCGACGCAGGAGAATGAGCGTGATTTGCAGCAGCGCAACGACGCCGGCGCCAATCATCATGCCGTGGGGGATATAGAGAGCATTCAAATCGATCCCCCACAAGGGCTGGGAATAACCACGGAGCAACAGACCGACACCAAACATCGTCAGCGCCCATACGTTTCCTATGAAAGCCACGCCGAACGCCGACATGGGCACCTTCAGAATCGACCCGATCAAGCCGATAAGTGTACCCCACAGGAGGAGCCGGGCCCGCCGCCCGCCCTCGTCTCCCGCCAAGATCGCCTCGGCCGTTGCAATACCCGGAGGCCATGCACCGGAGGCGGGAAAGATGCGGGAGTCGAAGAGGCGGTACATGATCCACGCATCCACGAATAAGCCGATTGCTGCCCCAACCAGCATCGGCCATACGAGGTCAGGCCGCCCAATGGCGAAGGGTATGCCCATCGGCAGCAGCAGTGAATTGGCGGCGCCGAAGGTGGCACCCGAGATACCCGTTTGGATTAAATTCTGCCGATGGATGGAACGGAAAGGCCGCAAGAACCCTACAGGAATGCGGGCGGCTAACATGGCGATAAGGGCACCAATAATGGCGGTATTTGCCGTGATGCCTAATTGCGTGATGAGTTGCAGGCCAATGATGGCACCAATAACGGACAAGATAACGTTTAAAGCCAGGGGAACAGGCTCAAAGATACTCGGATGCCGACCCTTCGCTGTTTCCATCTCTTCTCGAGAAACAATGTTCTGCATCATCTCACCTCACCCGGAATGCCCTGCGATTACCGTTGAACTTGAAGCACGACCATGCGACCGTAGAGGTCACAGAGACGGCGGTACTCACTCTCGTAGTAGAATTTGAACTTGCCCTGACCAAATAACTTGGCGACCTCGATGACATACCGAACTGCCAACGCAATGTCGACTTCGTGACTGGCTCCGGTGGCGGAGCCAGGAACCATGGTCTCCGTGGTGATGGCAAGGCCCACCACCGGTGCCGATGTGGCCACCGCCGGCTGCATGATGCTGTTGAGGTGGTGGACCCCATTACCGTAGGGAGTGATGTCTTGCATTGTGATGGGTAACACAACCGGCAGTCGTCCCGTCACGATTTCGTAGACATCCAGCAGATCATCGGTTAGCCGGAGAATCCATCCCTCCTTTACCGGGGCGGTGATGGCAATGCCCCGATGGTTACAAATTCGATTCCCCTTGGTGGTGTCGATCGAAATCACCGCGTCCATTGCGGCGTCGACTTCCATGGCGTTCATCGTGGCGATGTCCACTGGGGATCCCATGAAGGGCACCGGATCGTGGGGCTGGGTCGGCGCATCCGGGCAAATATGGGTTGTGATGATGACGTCGCCGGCCAGCATGTCCCCGCGTCGGTGCATGTCCGCTAGCTTTAACCCTGCGGCCAAGGCGGCCACGGCGCCGTCACCGTCGGACACGTAACCGATCTGTTCTGGCCGGGCGCCAAGGCCACCCAACCGGCCGATGATGCCCAGGGTGGGGGCAGATCCTCCTTGGGTCTTCCCTCGTGTCCCGGGAATGACGACTTTGACAAAGTCCGTTTTCCCTTGGGAGCCTTCAACCGTTCGGACCTCGACGTTCGTCCAGTCGTAGCGCGCAAACAAATCGCGGATCGTTTCTCCGCTTGCCTGAGGGGAATCCACCGCATCAAGTACTTCCAGGACGTATTTCAGCGCCACGACGGACCGCCTCCTTTCGTCCTTTGGATGCTCCACGTCCAAAAGCCGCCCAATCAAGCGGCCTCAAAAATAGGTAGCCATCGCTTTTCCGAGGACGCGTTCCACGGGAAGAAGCGCGTCGGCGTGACGAACACCGGCTCCCAGGGGGATTCTCTCCTTGGGGATCATGATCACCACCACGTGGCGACCGTTTTGAATCTCGGCGGACGTCACGGGGATCCCGCTGTCAACATCCACCGTGGCGATCAGATCGGGGAAGGTGGCCAAACGTTGGCCCGCCCGCTCGGCGGTCATGTACTCGTTCCAGAACGTCAACTCCAAGTCTCCGACAACCAGTGAGCCTACATCGTAGCCACCCGTGGTCTCCAGGCGGTAGTCCTTGACCTCTCCCTCGGCCAGGACCTCGCCCCCCAGCCGCTCAATCAGGGCGCGGGCGACAGCCCGGCCACCATGGGGAGCCTGTTCGTCAATCAAGGCGCCCACTTCGATGGCGAAGGTAATGGCCCCCGCGGCCCCATGCTCGCGGACCCACGAGGCAGGGACCGGATTGCGCGCCACCGCCACGAGCCCACCCGCCTCGACTGCCGCTTGGCGGACCACCCGGTCGACGACGGCGAGGGCTCCCTCCACCACAAGGCTTACCCGCCGCGCCCGGCGAGGATCCCCCCCGACGGCGGCTTGGACCGAGCGGTAGCCATCGAGGCGGTCCAAACCCATGGAACCCATGACCCCGGTGGGGTGAGCGCGCCCATTGCCGGCGGCGTCCACCACCGGAATGCCCGTCATCGCCGATTGGAACCACCCATTTAACGTCGCCAGGCCGCCGTTCTCGGAGGTGATGAGGCCGGCAATACGCCCGTTGAGGCGCTGATTCAAGGCCTGCAAAGCTGCCACGTAATCCGCCGGCTTCACATATTGATCTTTTGCCGCGGGCGCTCCGACAGCCGAGACCGTCACGACCACGTCCTCGTCGTTCAAGTCATCCAAGCGAACCAATTGGGGATCGCCGACCGTGAAGGCGAGTTCGCCCAGGTTGATGCCCTCCGACAAGGCTCCCCCGCCTCCACCTCCCAGGAAGGCGCCGCCTAGGGCGGCATGACGAACCTGCGCACGATCCAGCCGCATCACCCATCCACCATCCTTTTCCTGGACGATTGGGACCCGATGTCACTCTGAGGCGCTGACCGGCCGCCGGCGGATGGCCTTTGTTTGCCCCGCCAGGGGAAGAACTCGGCGACCGGTTAGCGAACGGACCGTTGGGGGTTTAGCGGATCCCGGGGAAGCGCAGGATTCGTATCGGTGGCATAGCGCAGGATCAGCCCGGCTGCCAGCACCGGGTCGACCACCG
This is a stretch of genomic DNA from Thermaerobacter sp. PB12/4term. It encodes these proteins:
- a CDS encoding aspartate aminotransferase family protein translates to MADAMPAVAHEGDDLRRKQREYLFPNLATLYEEPLVIVRGEGKYVWDDQGRQYLDAFGGILTVSLGHCHPQVTERVARQLRTLQHVSTLYVTEPQVRLAERLAELTPGRLQRSFFTNSGTEANETALVVARAHTGCDDVIVLRHSYHGRSMLTMTLGGTHAYRAATPVPGVHHLASPYCYRCPFGLTYPSCDLRCARDVEELIQTATSGRVAAFVAEPIQGVGGFITPPPEYFREVVSIVRRYGGLFICDEVQTGWGRTGTYLWGIQHWGVEPDVMTSAKGMANGLPIGWTITTDEVARSFRHSTISTFGGNPVSATAALAVIDVIVEEGLAENAARVGGFLMDGLKALQEKYPCMGDVRGMGLMIGVELVHGGKRPAPDLLSRWLEATRKRGLLIGKGGLYGHVARIAPHLNVTRSDAEEMLRIMDEAMAEVQPYMEV
- a CDS encoding CoA-acylating methylmalonate-semialdehyde dehydrogenase, coding for MAQLPLERDEPAAAVPALIGGKWITPAAQRWEPVYNPATGEVIARVPFATGAEVAAAVEAAAKAYPAWRRVPPVERARLMFRYKELLEKHFEELALSVTREHGKTLAEARGEVRRGIEVVEFAAGAPTLLLGEMAEDVARGVDSEMVRVPLGVVAGICPFNFPAMIPLWMFPIAVACGNTFVLKPSERTPLTAVRLAELFLEAGAPEGVLNVVHGGRDVVDGLLAHPDVKAVSFVGSQPVAQYVYAEAARHGKRVQALGGAKNHLVVMPDADLEATVASVVGSAFGSAGQRCLAGSVVVAVGDVGDPLVGALCEAARNLVVGEGTDPEVDMGPVIRAEARDRIARYIERGVRAGASLVLDGRRHPHLRGPAGGFWIGPTIFDHVRPEQEIACDEIFGPVLSVIRVPDLDTAIDVANRSRFGNAASIFTRSGAAARTFRYRIEAGMLGINIGVAAPMAWFPFSGWKASFYGDLHATGKDGVRFYTEVKMVTSRW
- a CDS encoding aminopeptidase: MVTDAGKVSMGNLFFRAGLALGADAVLVVMSERTADGQEPPAAVAAAMAAADVVIAPTTRSLTHTAARRRATDAGARVATMPGITEDMLYRGAITADYEVVRRRTEQVARILDGGRAVRLISGEKYELFLDITGRRAIASTGVYRDPGSAGNLPSGEAYLAPVEGSANGDLFVDGSVAGLGLLQDPLLLHIENGRLVSAEGPDAERLLKLLDQSPQGRMVAELGIGTNDAARLTGTVLEDEKIYGTVHIAFGSNASFGGSIEAGLHIDAVVLRPQLYVDGVLLVGDGRVYV
- a CDS encoding isocitrate/isopropylmalate dehydrogenase family protein, which encodes MQSTAPKQTVQPVQPAQPVHPVRLAVIPGDGVGPEVIEQALRVLQAIEEATGHRFHTVTFPWSSEHYLQTGHVAPPGFLDTLRGFDAILLGAMGDPRVPDPISVGLVLQIRKGFDLYVNLRPVRRLSGAPSPLAHAPTVDILFVRENTEGEYSDAGGRLNAGHPDELALHTAVFTRRGIERIAVFAFEQARHRRRIVTSVSKGNALPHTFGLWDEVVRDVARHFPDVRLETVLVDAMAYHLVRQPERFDVVVASNLFGDILTDLGAALQGGLGLAASANINPAGPYPGMFEPVHGSAPDIAGRGIANPIGAIWSAALMLDYLKDRGRLPNGDRLAGAVLQAIADVLREGPHTPDLGGTATTREVGEAVVRQLARLL
- a CDS encoding DUF1177 domain-containing protein, which translates into the protein MALKYVLEVLDAVDSPQASGETIRDLFARYDWTNVEVRTVEGSQGKTDFVKVVIPGTRGKTQGGSAPTLGIIGRLGGLGARPEQIGYVSDGDGAVAALAAGLKLADMHRRGDMLAGDVIITTHICPDAPTQPHDPVPFMGSPVDIATMNAMEVDAAMDAVISIDTTKGNRICNHRGIAITAPVKEGWILRLTDDLLDVYEIVTGRLPVVLPITMQDITPYGNGVHHLNSIMQPAVATSAPVVGLAITTETMVPGSATGASHEVDIALAVRYVIEVAKLFGQGKFKFYYESEYRRLCDLYGRMVVLQVQR
- a CDS encoding PucR family transcriptional regulator ligand-binding domain-containing protein — protein: MAVAAVPQPNRPQREGVTVRDVLFLPSAAGAEVVAGRQGMNRPVRWVHISELLDIARLLTGGEFLLTTGMRFQDAAPDELRTYAASLAEAGVVAVGLELVQWIHEPPAALVEACEVHGLPLVVWRSEVRFRLIAEEVARRILDTGRRPAGFDEDELAEMLLAGPWAEPIARERLEAAGLDAGPWVVLGLIKAAGMERAGAAVALEQAVHHVRQAVPRAARGLAGTAVARLACSSRGEIAKVILTGPSPASLRSAWDALIPMLRRNGPYSSKGRSVPLRIGVSRPRDSLGGLNAALREAMAVLRFQSVRRPWPHVHFDQLQLGQFLLAIPEPALRRLVETELGALLKTPRNERPELLRTLLALLEHNFNVSATAKVLHLRRQSLYRRLARLEELLGPGFDQCDRRATLLLAIRASQLLGLYPEE
- a CDS encoding OPT/YSL family transporter, with amino-acid sequence MMQNIVSREEMETAKGRHPSIFEPVPLALNVILSVIGAIIGLQLITQLGITANTAIIGALIAMLAARIPVGFLRPFRSIHRQNLIQTGISGATFGAANSLLLPMGIPFAIGRPDLVWPMLVGAAIGLFVDAWIMYRLFDSRIFPASGAWPPGIATAEAILAGDEGGRRARLLLWGTLIGLIGSILKVPMSAFGVAFIGNVWALTMFGVGLLLRGYSQPLWGIDLNALYIPHGMMIGAGVVALLQITLILLRRQGGESPESERGRNVGDWNGALETTVDERTIGRVLTSGFGLYIIGAIILAVIGGLVSEMSGGQIALWILFAAVAALVSELIVGLSAMHAGWFPAFAVTLIFLVLGMLMGFPAVPLALLTGYTASTGPAFADMGYDLKAGWLLRRREGSRAFELEGRRQQFRADLIAFVIAAAIVALVWPNYFQKDLIPPVDRVFAATIQAGVEDPSILTKLLLAAIPGALIQFLGGPSRQMGILLATGLLINMPLAGWAVLVGILLRVVISRRYGAEAETPMSITAAGIIAGDALYSFFNSILKVR